In Paralcaligenes sp. KSB-10, the following are encoded in one genomic region:
- a CDS encoding SDR family oxidoreductase, with translation MKKTILITGASRGIGAEIARAAGKADYKVGVNYLGSKAAAQALVREICDSGGEALALQADVSRLDDVERLFCELDAAYGPLDVLVNNAGKLANFRVDTTDESNLSGLFGVNMFGAFYCSREAIRRMSHAHGGKGGCIINMSSVASRLGGLSGGAAYAASKGAMDAFTLSLAKEVGLEGVRVNGLRPGLIETEIHEMHGGLAHVRELAKSLVPLGRSGTAAEVAAVALWLASDAASYVHGAVVDVSGGR, from the coding sequence ATGAAAAAAACCATTCTGATTACCGGCGCAAGCCGCGGCATTGGGGCTGAAATTGCCAGGGCCGCCGGCAAGGCCGATTACAAAGTCGGGGTCAATTATCTTGGCAGCAAGGCCGCCGCCCAGGCACTGGTTCGCGAAATTTGCGATAGCGGCGGCGAAGCTCTTGCCTTGCAGGCCGACGTCAGCCGTCTTGACGACGTCGAACGTCTTTTCTGCGAGCTTGACGCAGCGTATGGTCCTCTTGATGTGCTGGTCAACAATGCCGGGAAGCTTGCGAACTTTCGCGTCGACACGACCGATGAGTCTAATCTTTCAGGGCTTTTCGGTGTCAATATGTTTGGCGCTTTCTATTGCTCGCGCGAGGCGATCCGGCGCATGTCGCATGCACACGGCGGCAAGGGCGGTTGCATCATCAATATGTCGTCGGTTGCCTCCCGGCTTGGCGGGCTGAGCGGCGGCGCGGCGTATGCCGCGTCCAAAGGCGCAATGGATGCTTTCACCCTATCCCTGGCTAAAGAGGTCGGCCTGGAGGGGGTTCGCGTGAATGGCCTGCGGCCCGGGCTTATCGAAACGGAGATCCATGAGATGCACGGCGGCCTTGCGCATGTAAGGGAACTGGCAAAGTCGCTGGTCCCGCTTGGGCGCTCCGGGACGGCCGCCGAGGTGGCGGCGGTGGCGTTGTGGCTGGCAAGCGATGCCGCGTCGTATGTGCATGGCGCCGTCGTCGATGTGTCTGGAGGGCGTTGA